From the Synechococcus sp. HK01-R genome, one window contains:
- the ileS gene encoding isoleucine--tRNA ligase yields MTQQTRPDADARPSYKDTLNLLETGFGMRANAIQREPELQALWRERGIDLELGLNNPGPVFTLHDGPPYANGALHMGHALNKVLKDIINKHRLMQGRQVRFVPGWDCHGLPIELKVLQAMDQEQRQALTPLKLRKKAAAYARKQVDGQMAGFKRWGIWADWDNPYLTLQKEYEAAQIEVFGSMALKGHIYRGLKPVHWSPSSRTALAEAELEYPDGHTSPSVYVAFPAVEAPQQLRAALQDQGVDLPADGDSLQSTLQVAIWTTTPWTLPANLAVSVNDRLEYCLADDGSGRLLVVAAELRETLASKLERPLQTKAVVKGALLAGLSYRHPLFERQSPVVIGGDYITTESGTGLVHTAPGHGVDDFNTGRKHGLPVLCPVDEAGTLTEEAGPFAGLNVLKDANPAIIEALEASGALLLHESYGHRYPYDWRTKKPTIFRATEQWFASVEGFRSEALAAIDAVEWLPASGRNRIESMVAERGDWCISRQRTWGVPIPVFYHRSRGDVLLNADSIAHIQALIAEHGADVWWEKDESELLPQSHQGEADQWRKGTDTMDVWFDSGSSWAAVASQRDRLSYPADLYLEGSDQHRGWFQSSLLTSVAVNGHAPYRTVLTHGFALDEKGRKMSKSLGNVVDPMVIIEGGKNQKQEPPYGADVLRLWVSSVDYSADVPIGAGILRQLADVYRKVRNTARYLLGNLHDFDPARDGMPVEELPLLDRWMLQRTAVVLDEISEAFERYEFFRFFQILQNYCVADLSNFYLDIAKDRLYVSAPNDRRRRSCQTVMALIIEGLAGAIAPVLCHMAEDIWQNLPYPVKDDSVFRRGWPVVPESWRDDSLQAPMQQLRDLRSAVNRVLEGCRGRQELGASLEASVRIDACSETLQSALSWLANHGDPEVDGLRDWLLVSQLQLGGEPWAELLASDNSDLAVIEVARARGEKCERCWHYEGDIGQHSAHPSLCGRCVAVLERR; encoded by the coding sequence GTGACCCAGCAGACGCGCCCTGACGCTGATGCGCGACCGTCCTACAAGGACACCCTCAACCTGCTGGAGACTGGTTTTGGGATGCGCGCCAATGCCATCCAGCGCGAGCCGGAACTTCAAGCCCTCTGGCGCGAGCGAGGCATCGATCTCGAGCTGGGACTGAACAATCCGGGCCCGGTGTTCACCCTGCACGACGGGCCGCCCTACGCCAACGGGGCCCTGCACATGGGCCATGCCCTCAACAAGGTGCTGAAGGACATCATCAACAAGCACCGGCTGATGCAGGGCCGCCAAGTGCGCTTCGTGCCCGGCTGGGACTGCCACGGCCTGCCGATCGAGCTCAAGGTGCTTCAGGCGATGGACCAGGAGCAGCGCCAGGCACTGACCCCCCTCAAACTGCGCAAGAAAGCAGCCGCCTACGCCCGCAAACAGGTGGATGGCCAGATGGCCGGCTTCAAGCGCTGGGGGATCTGGGCCGACTGGGACAACCCCTATCTGACCCTCCAGAAGGAGTACGAGGCCGCTCAGATCGAGGTGTTCGGCAGCATGGCTCTGAAGGGCCACATCTATCGAGGCCTCAAGCCGGTGCACTGGAGCCCCAGCTCCCGTACCGCCCTGGCGGAAGCGGAGCTGGAATATCCAGACGGTCACACCAGCCCGAGCGTCTATGTGGCGTTCCCTGCTGTGGAGGCACCGCAGCAGCTTCGTGCGGCACTGCAGGACCAGGGCGTTGATCTACCCGCTGATGGGGACAGCCTGCAGAGCACCCTGCAGGTGGCGATCTGGACCACCACACCCTGGACGCTGCCCGCCAACCTGGCGGTGTCGGTGAATGATCGGCTCGAGTACTGCCTAGCCGATGACGGCAGTGGCCGACTGCTGGTCGTGGCAGCCGAATTACGCGAAACCCTGGCCAGCAAACTCGAGCGCCCACTTCAGACCAAAGCGGTCGTGAAAGGCGCCCTGCTGGCGGGTCTCAGCTACCGCCACCCCTTATTCGAGCGTCAGAGCCCGGTGGTCATCGGTGGCGACTACATCACCACCGAATCGGGCACAGGTCTTGTGCACACGGCCCCTGGCCATGGCGTTGATGACTTCAACACCGGCCGCAAGCACGGCCTGCCCGTGCTGTGCCCCGTCGATGAAGCCGGCACCCTGACGGAGGAGGCCGGCCCCTTTGCGGGCCTGAACGTGCTCAAAGACGCCAACCCGGCAATCATCGAAGCCCTCGAGGCCTCCGGTGCGCTGCTGCTGCACGAGAGCTACGGCCACCGCTATCCCTACGACTGGCGCACCAAGAAGCCGACAATCTTCCGCGCAACCGAACAATGGTTCGCCTCCGTGGAGGGATTCCGCAGCGAAGCCCTCGCCGCGATCGACGCGGTGGAATGGCTGCCGGCTTCCGGCCGCAACCGGATCGAATCGATGGTGGCGGAACGGGGTGACTGGTGCATCTCCCGTCAGCGCACCTGGGGTGTGCCAATCCCGGTTTTTTATCACCGCAGTCGTGGCGATGTACTGCTCAACGCCGACTCCATTGCGCACATCCAGGCACTGATCGCCGAACACGGTGCCGACGTTTGGTGGGAGAAAGACGAATCCGAGCTACTCCCCCAAAGCCATCAGGGCGAGGCAGACCAATGGCGCAAGGGCACCGACACGATGGATGTGTGGTTTGACTCCGGCTCCAGCTGGGCCGCCGTTGCCAGTCAGCGCGATCGTCTCAGCTATCCGGCCGATCTCTACCTGGAGGGATCGGATCAGCACCGCGGCTGGTTCCAAAGCTCCCTGCTCACCTCCGTGGCGGTAAATGGCCATGCCCCTTACCGGACGGTGCTCACCCACGGATTCGCCCTGGACGAGAAGGGCCGCAAGATGAGCAAATCCCTCGGCAATGTCGTGGATCCGATGGTGATCATCGAGGGTGGAAAGAACCAGAAACAGGAACCTCCCTACGGCGCCGACGTGCTGCGCCTCTGGGTGAGCTCCGTCGACTATTCCGCCGACGTGCCGATCGGTGCCGGAATTTTGCGCCAACTGGCCGATGTGTACCGCAAGGTGCGCAACACCGCTCGCTATCTGCTTGGCAACCTCCACGACTTCGATCCCGCCCGCGATGGCATGCCAGTGGAGGAGCTACCGCTCCTGGATCGCTGGATGCTCCAGCGCACCGCCGTGGTGCTTGATGAGATCAGCGAAGCCTTCGAACGCTACGAGTTCTTCCGCTTCTTCCAGATCCTGCAGAACTACTGCGTTGCCGATCTCTCCAACTTCTACCTCGACATCGCCAAGGACAGGCTCTACGTCAGCGCACCGAACGACAGGCGGCGGCGCAGCTGCCAGACGGTGATGGCTCTGATCATCGAAGGACTCGCCGGAGCGATCGCGCCCGTTCTCTGCCACATGGCCGAAGACATCTGGCAGAACCTGCCCTATCCGGTGAAGGACGACTCCGTCTTCCGTCGTGGCTGGCCCGTGGTGCCAGAGAGCTGGCGCGATGACAGCCTGCAAGCACCGATGCAACAGCTGCGCGATCTGCGCAGTGCCGTGAACCGGGTGCTGGAGGGTTGCCGCGGCCGTCAGGAGTTGGGGGCTTCCCTGGAGGCATCCGTGCGAATCGACGCCTGCTCCGAAACGCTCCAGTCCGCGCTGTCCTGGCTGGCCAATCACGGTGATCCGGAGGTCGATGGATTGCGGGATTGGCTGCTGGTCTCCCAACTGCAACTCGGGGGTGAACCCTGGGCAGAGCTGCTGGCCAGCGACAACAGTGACCTCGCTGTGATCGAAGTCGCCCGCGCCCGCGGCGAGAAATGCGAGCGCTGCTGGCATTACGAAGGCGATATCGGCCAACACAGTGCCCACCCCAGCCTCTGCGGCCGCTGCGTAGCCGTGCTGGAACGGCGCTAA
- a CDS encoding Ycf66 family protein, whose translation MLASLTGDLCLLLGLLVLLLPLLATELSRPRDGVWGAVVLLLGLVLVTSSDRLRGAPMLAVVCASLLIARLGTEVGQNRWNQLTPEEQQRLGSRERWTTSLQQLIAAITRLAGNAGTALTSLKPAAPADNRPEGSNRSGKRWVRPEPAAPTDTTDTPSQSGDADAGASSAPVMSAEDDSEPTAEPEPKAEPNPTAEPQSTAGASKDG comes from the coding sequence ATGCTGGCTTCTCTCACTGGAGACCTTTGCCTCCTCCTCGGCCTGCTGGTGCTGCTGCTGCCCCTGCTGGCCACCGAACTGAGTCGCCCCCGGGATGGGGTTTGGGGAGCGGTCGTCCTGCTCCTTGGCCTGGTCCTGGTGACCAGCAGTGATCGTCTACGGGGCGCACCGATGCTCGCCGTGGTCTGCGCCTCCCTGCTGATCGCACGCCTGGGAACGGAAGTGGGCCAGAACCGTTGGAATCAACTCACCCCCGAGGAGCAGCAACGGCTTGGCTCCCGCGAACGCTGGACCACCAGCCTCCAGCAGCTGATCGCCGCGATCACCCGCCTGGCCGGCAATGCCGGAACTGCGCTCACCAGCCTGAAACCAGCTGCTCCGGCAGACAACCGCCCGGAAGGCAGCAACCGCAGCGGCAAGCGCTGGGTCAGACCCGAGCCAGCCGCACCGACGGACACTACGGACACGCCTTCACAGTCAGGGGACGCCGATGCAGGAGCCTCATCAGCCCCAGTGATGTCTGCTGAAGACGATTCAGAACCCACCGCGGAGCCAGAACCCAAAGCGGAGCCAAATCCCACAGCGGAGCCGCAATCCACCGCAGGTGCCAGCAAAGACGGATAA
- the crtR gene encoding beta-carotene hydroxylase, producing the protein MTHVVTPAPSAASPTRLASVPKEFLDPPAAWNPTVALFLGGYALAAITIWGWFVAGWPLPVLLITGFLALHLEGTVVHDACHKAAHPVPWINQAMGHGSALLLGFSFPVFTRVHLQHHSHVNDPKNDPDHIVSTFGPLWLIAPRFFYHELFFFQRKLWKRWELMQWGFERAVFFTIIAAAVSFDFLPFIFNCWFAPALMVGVTLGLFFDYLPHRPFLSRNRWQNARVYPGRTMNWLIMGQNYHLVHHLWPSIPWFEYKPAYEATKPLLDAKQSPQRLGLFETRRDFNNFLYDIFLGVRSHKSHGSKMRPLARLMPTARMRRGWLNLLQRTAVTPARRRY; encoded by the coding sequence ATGACACACGTTGTGACTCCAGCTCCTTCTGCGGCATCGCCGACTCGCTTGGCTTCAGTGCCGAAAGAGTTTCTTGATCCTCCAGCCGCCTGGAATCCAACGGTTGCCCTGTTTCTGGGCGGCTATGCCTTGGCGGCGATCACGATCTGGGGTTGGTTTGTTGCTGGTTGGCCGCTGCCTGTGCTTTTGATCACAGGGTTTCTGGCTCTCCACCTTGAAGGCACCGTGGTGCACGACGCCTGCCATAAGGCGGCCCATCCGGTGCCTTGGATCAACCAGGCGATGGGCCATGGATCAGCCTTGCTGCTTGGTTTCAGTTTCCCTGTCTTCACTCGGGTGCACCTGCAGCATCACTCCCATGTGAACGATCCCAAGAATGATCCGGATCACATCGTGAGCACCTTCGGGCCGCTCTGGTTGATTGCTCCGCGCTTTTTCTATCACGAGCTTTTCTTTTTTCAGAGGAAGCTCTGGAAGCGCTGGGAACTGATGCAGTGGGGCTTCGAGCGGGCCGTCTTCTTCACGATCATTGCGGCAGCGGTGAGCTTCGATTTCCTGCCCTTCATCTTCAACTGCTGGTTTGCTCCGGCGTTGATGGTGGGAGTGACTCTGGGGCTGTTCTTCGATTACCTGCCCCATCGGCCATTTCTCTCTCGCAACCGCTGGCAGAACGCCCGGGTGTATCCAGGGCGCACCATGAATTGGTTGATCATGGGTCAGAACTATCACCTGGTTCATCACCTCTGGCCGTCGATTCCCTGGTTTGAGTACAAACCGGCTTATGAGGCCACGAAGCCTCTTCTCGATGCGAAGCAATCACCCCAAAGGCTGGGTCTGTTTGAAACCCGTCGTGATTTCAATAACTTCCTCTACGACATCTTTCTGGGAGTGCGCAGCCACAAGTCCCATGGCAGCAAGATGCGTCCCCTGGCTCGTTTGATGCCGACGGCCCGCATGCGCCGGGGTTGGCTCAACCTTTTGCAGCGCACTGCCGTGACACCAGCACGTCGGCGTTACTGA
- the gatC gene encoding Asp-tRNA(Asn)/Glu-tRNA(Gln) amidotransferase subunit GatC: MSKITADDVRKVAQLARLELPEETIATYTGQLERILDYVDQLQAVDTEGVAPTTRAVEVVNATRDDRVETTDVREDLLNQAPLREGDFFRVPKILAD; encoded by the coding sequence ATGAGCAAGATCACCGCCGATGACGTGCGCAAGGTGGCCCAGCTTGCACGGCTGGAGCTTCCCGAGGAGACCATCGCCACCTACACCGGTCAGCTCGAGCGCATCCTCGATTACGTCGACCAGCTGCAAGCGGTGGACACCGAAGGGGTTGCTCCCACCACGCGCGCGGTGGAGGTGGTCAATGCCACCCGTGACGATCGGGTGGAGACCACCGACGTGCGCGAAGACTTGCTGAACCAAGCGCCCTTGCGAGAAGGCGACTTCTTCCGGGTGCCAAAAATCCTGGCGGACTGA
- a CDS encoding creatininase family protein has translation MTSLLPGPVASTDAIRLALQSWPEVESYLQQCRGVIIPLGSTEQHGPTGAIGTDALTAEAVALELGRLSGVLVTPAQAFGMAEHHLGFAGTMSLQPSTLLAVLHDLVLSLASHGFERIFVVNGHGGNIATAKAAFAQAYGTAASRGLPVAPRLRCRLANWFMAGPVMQHARALYGEREGQHATPSEIALTLHLHDCLIQKQRPLPEPAPCGAIHGPADFRRRHPDGRMGSDPYLAKPDHGAEFLSKAAMALRDDLETFLAAA, from the coding sequence ATGACATCACTCCTGCCCGGTCCCGTCGCCAGCACTGACGCCATTCGCCTAGCCCTCCAAAGCTGGCCAGAGGTGGAGAGCTATCTGCAGCAATGCCGAGGGGTGATCATCCCCCTCGGATCCACCGAACAACATGGCCCCACCGGCGCCATCGGCACCGATGCACTCACAGCCGAAGCGGTAGCCCTGGAGCTAGGCCGCCTCAGCGGCGTTCTGGTGACGCCAGCCCAAGCCTTCGGCATGGCCGAACATCACCTGGGCTTTGCGGGCACCATGAGCCTCCAGCCCAGCACCCTGCTGGCGGTGCTCCACGACCTGGTGCTCTCCCTGGCCAGCCATGGCTTCGAGCGAATCTTTGTGGTGAATGGGCACGGCGGCAACATCGCCACGGCCAAGGCTGCCTTCGCCCAGGCCTATGGCACCGCCGCCAGCCGAGGACTGCCGGTGGCTCCCCGTCTTCGCTGCCGTCTGGCGAACTGGTTTATGGCCGGCCCGGTGATGCAGCACGCTCGGGCGCTCTATGGCGAACGGGAGGGCCAGCACGCCACCCCCAGCGAGATCGCCCTCACCCTGCACCTGCACGACTGCCTGATCCAAAAGCAACGCCCCCTGCCGGAGCCGGCGCCTTGCGGTGCCATCCATGGACCAGCCGATTTCCGCCGCCGCCATCCGGATGGACGCATGGGATCGGATCCCTATCTGGCCAAACCAGACCACGGCGCTGAGTTTCTCAGCAAGGCAGCGATGGCGTTGCGCGATGATCTCGAGACGTTCCTGGCCGCCGCATGA
- a CDS encoding queuosine precursor transporter, which translates to MPINATLQQRRDLCFLVLAGLFLGTLGMLNILGLTRFLELGHIGSWPIVVAVGALPYPITFLCTDLISELWGEERASQVVWVGLLLNGWVVLILWLGGLLPGLAGAPEGTFFEIQRLAFGSVGASMAAYLTAQFVDVRLFHFWKQRTNGKALWLRNNGSTLISQLVDTSAVVLISHYGAHVLPVRAGEPVLPQLGAFIASGYLFKALAALADTMPFIWLTGWLRQWLDVPRRGSEIGCDLDDEPRTGSVTSA; encoded by the coding sequence ATGCCCATCAACGCCACCCTCCAGCAACGCCGCGACCTCTGCTTCCTGGTGCTGGCAGGCCTGTTCCTCGGCACCCTCGGGATGCTCAACATCCTTGGGCTCACCCGGTTTCTCGAACTCGGGCACATCGGCTCCTGGCCGATCGTGGTCGCCGTTGGCGCCCTTCCGTACCCGATCACGTTTCTCTGCACCGATCTGATCAGCGAGCTCTGGGGGGAGGAACGCGCCTCCCAGGTGGTGTGGGTGGGCTTATTGCTCAATGGCTGGGTGGTGCTGATCCTCTGGCTGGGAGGCCTCCTGCCAGGACTGGCCGGTGCGCCGGAAGGCACCTTCTTTGAAATTCAACGCCTCGCCTTCGGCTCGGTGGGGGCCTCCATGGCGGCTTATCTCACGGCCCAGTTCGTGGATGTGCGCCTCTTCCATTTTTGGAAACAACGCACCAATGGCAAAGCTCTCTGGCTTCGCAACAACGGCTCCACGCTGATCAGCCAGCTGGTCGACACCAGTGCGGTCGTCCTGATCAGCCACTACGGCGCCCATGTGCTGCCCGTACGCGCCGGCGAACCGGTGCTGCCTCAGCTCGGCGCGTTCATTGCCAGTGGCTATCTGTTTAAAGCCCTTGCCGCACTGGCCGACACCATGCCTTTCATCTGGCTCACCGGCTGGCTGCGCCAATGGCTCGACGTTCCAAGGCGCGGGAGCGAAATCGGCTGCGATCTCGATGACGAACCGCGCACTGGAAGCGTGACAAGCGCCTAA
- a CDS encoding HXXEE domain-containing protein, with product MNERFSTSSPLGRSVFWLCLLAYGLHVIEEYDLGWQPWAVEVLGLPVTWGDFFITNGFGVVPLGLLAGSLGWSVPAASLLLPGVMLVNMVGFHILPTISTGLYSPGLISALGLFLPLGGWCVITAFRHHHRALLLAMPMSVLLMAFPVAMLKLKPLLAFG from the coding sequence ATGAACGAACGCTTCTCAACCAGCTCCCCCTTGGGACGTTCGGTGTTCTGGCTGTGTCTGCTGGCCTACGGATTGCATGTGATTGAGGAATACGACCTCGGCTGGCAACCCTGGGCCGTGGAGGTGCTGGGGCTGCCCGTGACCTGGGGCGACTTCTTTATCACCAACGGATTCGGCGTCGTGCCCCTGGGACTGCTGGCCGGAAGCCTGGGCTGGAGCGTCCCTGCCGCCTCGCTGTTACTCCCCGGGGTGATGCTGGTGAACATGGTGGGCTTCCACATCCTTCCCACCATCAGCACCGGGCTCTATTCCCCCGGACTGATCTCTGCCTTGGGCCTGTTCCTACCGCTCGGAGGCTGGTGTGTGATCACCGCATTTCGCCATCACCACAGGGCGCTGTTGCTCGCGATGCCGATGTCCGTGCTGCTCATGGCATTCCCGGTGGCGATGCTGAAACTGAAACCCTTGCTGGCCTTCGGCTAA
- a CDS encoding site-specific integrase, which produces MTHYRQCSGGNRHLFSHKLKWQRRSVQSDVLSACEIQAVLADLQSNESWYYPLFLLWLSTGMRNGEIRGLTWDCIRWEEGELLVCKSLRRDGYCSGQHSWATTKTGKERVVPLTPLVLETLKKHQQKMGRLGVYEPYGLVFVAHSNHSNVYDHLLGRVWRRSLQRCGLKPRRLYAQRHSFLSHALAMANSPADLAAAAGHSTKMLLDTYAKPTGRLKMPSCQTA; this is translated from the coding sequence ATGACCCATTACCGCCAGTGCTCGGGGGGTAATCGCCACCTGTTTTCCCACAAGCTGAAGTGGCAGCGGCGGTCGGTGCAGAGTGATGTGCTGAGCGCGTGTGAAATCCAGGCGGTGCTTGCTGACCTGCAGAGCAATGAGAGCTGGTATTACCCGTTGTTTTTGCTGTGGCTCAGCACGGGGATGCGGAATGGCGAAATCAGGGGTTTGACCTGGGATTGCATCCGCTGGGAAGAAGGTGAGCTGCTGGTCTGCAAGAGCTTGCGGCGTGATGGGTATTGCTCAGGTCAACACAGCTGGGCAACGACGAAGACAGGCAAGGAGCGAGTAGTGCCGCTCACGCCCCTTGTGTTGGAGACCCTGAAGAAGCACCAGCAGAAGATGGGGCGACTGGGCGTGTATGAGCCCTATGGGCTTGTGTTTGTCGCTCACAGCAATCACAGCAATGTCTATGACCACCTGCTGGGTCGTGTTTGGAGGCGGTCATTGCAGCGCTGTGGCTTGAAGCCAAGGCGTCTGTATGCCCAACGCCATAGTTTTTTATCTCACGCTTTAGCGATGGCAAACTCCCCCGCTGACTTGGCAGCTGCGGCAGGGCACTCCACCAAGATGCTGCTGGATACCTATGCCAAACCGACAGGCAGATTGAAGATGCCGAGTTGTCAGACAGCCTGA
- a CDS encoding DUF6165 family protein: MGKPKRNSGGFSAAKPATAPKQQITKRSADQAAKEQQAVALINQGKLQEAEAIYKDLISAGTNNHIVYGNLAAICGMQGRFDELVELLKKALQLNPNFPDAHNNLGNALKDQGDLDAAIASFNTALQLKPNFPDAHNNLGNALKDQGDLDAAIASYNTALQLKPNFPDAHNNLGNALKDHGDLDAAIASYNTALQLKPNFPEAHNNLGNALKDHGDLDAAIASYNNALQLKPNYPEAHNNLGNALKDHGDLDAAIASYNNALQHKPNYPEAHYNLGNALKDHGDLDAAIASYNTALQLKPNYPEAHNNLGNVLKNQGDLDAAIASYNTALQLKPNYPEAHNNLGNALKDHGDLDAAIASYKTALQFKPNYPEVHYNLGNALKDHGDLDAAIASYNTALQLKPNYTDVHWNSSLTMLLGGDYKNGWEKYEWRSKKKKTPSKPHAQPQCSLWDGLKPDTSSQVLLVSEQGLGDTLQFMRYAIALREQGASVSFCAQPKLHSLIKTSGIDPSPLTPQQANKINDGQWIPLLSVPRHLEVNPDNPVITEPYIKTTDELIDKWKGIFSTEQRPIIGINWQGNPKTEKTGLRGRSLALEAFAPVTTNRHISLLSLQKGFGSEQLETCPFRDRFVSCQPQVDETWDFLETAAIIDNCDLVITSDTAVAHLAGGMGKTTWLLLHKVPDWRWGLEGDTTFWYPSMRLFRQRERGNWDEVLERVAEALQEQFPGLSAAESGSAQPKQAEAASTSPKPLTEIQAPISLGELIDKITILQIKSNHLQGKALENVQKERSALQQTLDALDLQVDPKLIQRLKEVNQDLWLIEDAIRDQERQKNFGETFIRLARSVYQQNDRRSIIKREINTTYGSSLVEEKAYQDY, from the coding sequence GTGGGCAAGCCCAAGCGGAATAGCGGTGGGTTCTCAGCTGCCAAGCCAGCAACAGCCCCCAAACAGCAAATCACCAAGAGGTCTGCTGATCAAGCTGCCAAGGAACAGCAGGCTGTTGCACTGATCAATCAAGGCAAGCTGCAAGAAGCAGAAGCGATTTACAAAGACCTGATTTCCGCTGGCACAAACAATCACATTGTCTATGGAAACCTGGCGGCAATCTGCGGGATGCAGGGGAGGTTTGACGAACTCGTAGAACTTCTCAAGAAAGCTCTTCAACTCAATCCCAACTTCCCAGACGCTCACAACAACCTCGGCAATGCTCTCAAGGACCAAGGCGACCTAGACGCTGCCATTGCCTCCTTCAACACTGCCCTGCAACTCAAGCCCAACTTCCCAGACGCTCACAACAACCTCGGCAATGCTCTCAAGGACCAAGGCGACCTAGACGCTGCCATTGCCTCCTACAACACTGCCCTGCAACTCAAGCCCAACTTCCCAGACGCTCACAACAACCTCGGCAATGCTCTCAAGGACCATGGCGACCTAGACGCTGCCATTGCCTCCTACAACACTGCCCTGCAACTCAAGCCCAACTTCCCAGAAGCTCACAACAACCTCGGCAATGCTCTCAAGGACCATGGCGACCTAGACGCTGCCATTGCCTCCTACAACAATGCCCTGCAACTCAAGCCCAACTACCCAGAAGCTCACAACAACCTCGGCAATGCTCTCAAGGACCATGGCGACCTAGACGCTGCCATTGCCTCCTACAACAATGCCCTGCAACACAAGCCCAACTACCCAGAAGCTCACTACAACCTCGGCAATGCTCTCAAGGACCATGGCGACCTAGACGCTGCCATTGCCTCCTACAACACTGCCCTGCAACTCAAGCCCAACTACCCAGAAGCTCACAACAACCTCGGCAATGTTCTCAAGAACCAAGGCGACCTAGACGCTGCCATTGCCTCCTACAACACTGCCCTGCAACTCAAGCCCAACTACCCAGAAGCTCACAACAACCTCGGCAATGCTCTCAAGGACCATGGCGACCTAGACGCTGCCATTGCCTCCTACAAAACTGCTCTTCAATTCAAGCCCAACTACCCAGAAGTTCACTACAACCTCGGCAATGCTCTCAAGGACCATGGCGACCTAGACGCTGCCATTGCCTCCTACAACACTGCCCTGCAACTCAAGCCCAACTACACAGATGTTCACTGGAACTCTTCGCTAACAATGCTTCTGGGTGGCGACTACAAGAATGGCTGGGAGAAATACGAATGGAGAAGCAAGAAAAAGAAAACACCATCAAAGCCACACGCCCAACCCCAATGCAGCCTATGGGATGGATTGAAACCAGATACAAGCAGCCAAGTTCTCCTTGTCAGCGAGCAAGGTCTTGGCGACACACTTCAGTTCATGCGTTATGCAATTGCGCTAAGAGAACAAGGAGCATCGGTTTCATTTTGTGCCCAGCCAAAGCTACACAGCCTCATCAAGACCTCTGGCATTGACCCATCACCACTCACGCCACAACAAGCCAACAAAATCAATGATGGGCAATGGATACCTCTTCTATCTGTTCCTCGCCACTTAGAAGTCAACCCAGACAACCCCGTCATCACCGAGCCATACATCAAAACCACTGACGAACTCATTGACAAGTGGAAGGGCATCTTTTCAACCGAACAGCGACCCATCATCGGCATCAACTGGCAAGGCAATCCAAAAACAGAGAAAACAGGTCTGCGTGGGCGTTCGTTGGCATTAGAAGCCTTCGCACCTGTCACAACGAATCGCCATATATCCCTGTTGTCGCTGCAGAAGGGCTTTGGCAGTGAGCAGCTAGAAACTTGTCCGTTCAGGGATCGTTTCGTCAGTTGCCAGCCACAGGTGGATGAGACCTGGGATTTCCTAGAGACAGCAGCCATCATTGACAACTGCGATCTGGTCATTACCAGCGACACCGCAGTTGCACACTTGGCAGGGGGAATGGGGAAGACCACCTGGCTGCTCCTCCACAAAGTTCCTGATTGGCGTTGGGGCTTAGAAGGCGACACCACCTTCTGGTATCCCTCGATGCGACTCTTCCGCCAAAGAGAGAGAGGCAACTGGGATGAGGTGCTTGAGCGGGTCGCAGAGGCACTGCAGGAGCAGTTTCCAGGGCTCTCTGCTGCAGAGAGCGGCAGCGCCCAACCAAAGCAGGCAGAAGCGGCATCCACCTCACCAAAACCACTCACCGAAATCCAAGCGCCCATCTCCCTTGGCGAACTGATTGACAAGATCACCATTCTCCAAATCAAGAGCAACCATCTCCAAGGAAAGGCTCTGGAGAATGTCCAGAAAGAACGATCAGCTCTTCAACAGACGCTGGATGCCCTGGATCTTCAGGTAGATCCAAAACTTATTCAACGCCTCAAGGAAGTCAATCAAGACCTCTGGCTGATAGAAGATGCTATTCGGGATCAAGAGCGACAGAAGAACTTTGGTGAAACATTCATCCGCCTTGCTCGGTCGGTCTATCAACAGAACGATCGTCGCTCAATCATCAAGAGAGAGATCAACACCACCTACGGATCTTCCCTAGTGGAAGAGAAGGCATACCAGGATTACTGA